The following DNA comes from Spirulina major PCC 6313.
TTCGAGAACGAGAAGATATTGAAAATGAATCAGGAATTTCTGATCATATCTTACGGCAAATGGAACTGTTTCGAGAATCTGATAGCAAGGTCTGGCAACAATTAAATGAACTAAATGCTTCAACAAAAGATCGACAATTAACAGCCGTTCGCACCGCGATTTATCACTTTATGCCGGAGATGAGTCATTTGAGGGTTCGCCGTAAACCTCGCCTGCACATGGCAATTGATAAAAATGGCGAAACTCTGAATGTGGCTCAACTATCCCAAGGTGAAAAATCGCTCATGGCACTTGTCGGTGATATTGCCCGCCGCCTCGCCATGCTCAATCCTGCCCTTAAAAATCCCCTTGAAGGGGATGGGATTGTTTTAATTGATGAGGTTGATTTGCACCTTCATCCGTCGTGGCAGCGGAGTTTATGCGATCGCTTCATCAACACATTTCCCAATTGTCAGTTTATTTTGACCACTCATTCACCCTTAGTGATTAGCGATCGCAAAGATGTCTTGGTCTACATCTTGAATAATGGTCAATTGCATCAATTACCCTCTCCCTACGGCCAAGATGCCAACACTATTCTTCTTGATGTGATGAATACCAGCATCCGCAATGAAGCGATCGACACCCAATTAAATGATCTCTTTGATGCAATTCAAGATTCCCGATTCCCTGAGTCCCAACAGCTATTAACATGGTTAAGCGCTGAACTTCCCACAAATCATCTCGAATTAATCAAGGCTAGGTTATTACTGCGAAAACAAGAAATTCGTCATGCGAACCATTAAAAAAGGATCAGAACCTCAAGCCCTCAATACATGGAAACGACTGCATCCCCAACGTTCATATTCTGAGCTTAATTCAGATGTTCGGCAGGCTATTCGACAACAGGCTCTTGATGAACAGTTTTATTTGTGTGCCTATTGTTGTCAGCGAATTTCAACAATCAAGGATGGTCATAATGAACATCTAGAAGCACAACGTCTAAACCCTCAACGCACCCTTGATTTTACGAATATTGTCGTCAGTTGCAATACCCTAAACCAATGCGGCAAGGCTCATCAATCCCAAGCATTACCGTTAACGCCTCTGATGGCGGCCTGCGAGACGGAACTCCGGTTTAAGATTAGCGGCCGGGTGGAGGGGGTGAGCGATCGCGCCTGTGAAACAATTCGCATTTTAAACCTGGGAGATGATGAAAAAAATAACCGCGCCCTGATTGAAAAACGTAAGCAACTATCCAATGCTTTACTGTGGGCTAATAGTATTGATCCTCATGAAGGTCTAGAGGATGAGGCGTTATTAATGTTGCTGATG
Coding sequences within:
- a CDS encoding AAA family ATPase, which produces MEIRRVILKNIGFLENLDIPLAPTEETSGNITIFVGNNGAGKTSILQSVAIALSWFIARLRTEKSNGNPIPEEIIRNTATTASIEVNIDDSWHKSGSSEPDSQHYFSWNLAKNRQGRNPQFTSNLTGCTRLAHGYRETLTHDDQVSLPLVAFYPVERVVLDIPLKIRTRHTFSQLDAYDNSISQGVDFRRFFEWFREREDIENESGISDHILRQMELFRESDSKVWQQLNELNASTKDRQLTAVRTAIYHFMPEMSHLRVRRKPRLHMAIDKNGETLNVAQLSQGEKSLMALVGDIARRLAMLNPALKNPLEGDGIVLIDEVDLHLHPSWQRSLCDRFINTFPNCQFILTTHSPLVISDRKDVLVYILNNGQLHQLPSPYGQDANTILLDVMNTSIRNEAIDTQLNDLFDAIQDSRFPESQQLLTWLSAELPTNHLELIKARLLLRKQEIRHANH